The nucleotide sequence TGTAAACCTCAACAACTTCAATTTCTACTCATGGTTAGATGTCTTCATGAATCATGACCTAACAGCCTTTTCCAGAAGGATGCATGCAAGCAAATTAAGTTAGTATTTAAAAATTCCCCGGAAACTAAGGAACACCATTGCTTGAGATCCCCCAAATTTAGAACCAATCTAAATCTGCTCCTATACAACCGTGAATCCCAACCGTTTTAcgtataaaggaaaaaaaaatgggggTTTTTTCGAAGAGAAATCGTCCTCCCTCATCATGAACGTATTCATCAATGTTTAAGAATCTCTTTCTTCTAAACCAAGCAATATCTGTTTATGGATAAGAGGGAGGCATGCTCTCTAATTGTTTTCGCTCttcatcttgtttcttttcttctatccTAATATTTTGAAATCATTGATCTTTATGATGTCTTCATGAGTTTTCATCGGTTAATGCGCGTTTTAGAATGGGGAAAATTAACCGATGAAATCTAaacatgtttgtttttgtgttttttttatagatgtttGTTTCCCTGAGAAAActatgtatatgtttatatatctaACAAGCTTAATAATGGCTGGTACAGAATGCTGGATGGACTCCAGTTCCACAGTTCGGAGGATGGGACCAAATCGGACCAAATGACGAAACAAACTACTCGGTTGTCTTCTCCAAAGCTCGCGCTAACAGGAAGCAGAACAAAGCTGGTGTGAGACATTCTAGTTTGGGAAGCCAACAAGAACTCATGGCAAGTGCTCGTCGCAACCACCAGCAACTTCACCATCGCCACGAAACTCAAGACGATGACCCTGTCATGGTAAttcccatctctctctttctctccactTACTcttctatagatttttttgttcatataccCCTTGTGATGCTCCTTTTCCCCTTAGTCAACGCGCATGGATCATCACAAGGTGGTATAACAATTCATGAAATGATTTCTGTTTGCCTGGttgctttgttttgtgtttctacATGGGTACGTACGTCCATACAAAAGTTTGTTCCATTTCTTTCTCAACCCATAGACATGACCGTGGTATAACTTGCAACTGCATCTCCTTAGGAAGGCTTATTCATaatacttctctaaaacataaatCACTGTCAATAGAAGTATAGAACTATACAGGAACGCAGTCTATTATGAGTTAATTAATTGCATCTCTTTGTATATAAGATCGTTTTTATGGTGTGTGTATTAcacaattatatagttttattatattctcATAATATGAATTAAAGTGAAGTAAACatagatgcaaaaaaaaaaaaaacgagaaccACAATTTCACTATTTTGCTAAGGTTTCTGAAATATTCGGCCTTCACTTAGTTGGAGccacaaaatttatttaaattggaGAACATTCGCACACTACTTAGTTaacatatcaatatattttcattgGTGTTGTGGATTCAAATCACTAGATCTTCATTATTTTGCATGATTAATGAGAGTCAGATAAGTTTGTTTTGCATGCATGGAGCCTCCAACTCATATAAGGGCAGCTACGAATGGAGTGTATATGTGATTTTAGTTCATAGCTACTATTTTCAAGCAAAGATGAAAACCTCACATCTAGTTTGTATAGCACCCGAAATCACCTTGCTAGATGAAGCATAATGATCTCATCTATTACTATTCTCAATTGATTCATCTTCGTAgatctaacatatatttatatatttatctatatataagaaATGTAGAGGTAGCATATTGTCTCACTGTCATAagattatgtatatatacatgtgtagAGTATTAGTCTCTCTTACCTTACTGATTTACTTAccatgcagaagaagaagaggatcttGACCTACATTAATTGTTGTATCAGGCCAAACTAGGCCCTTGTTCCAAAAACTTGCAATCTATCTGTCCTCGATGACATTGCAAAAATACGTTGCAGCGTGTAATGAATGAGTGTAACATTTCTgtaatcttcttcatcaaaaggaaaggaaaaaacGGAGACGTACGTTTCTGTAATATATGTGCATCATCTGTTAATATACTCCACTCCTGGTTGGTGTGTATATACTTTCTGACTTAATTCTGCCTACATTATTATGATAAGAGAGCAATTTAACATGAATCACATTTCCctcaaatcaaaattatatatattgtaatccACAGTAGATTCGTTCCGTCTTGATTATTGTTAAATGCACCCTAGCTAAAAAAGCCTAAAACCAAATACGTGGACAAGTTCTTAACAATTgtagaataaattaaaaatgaaaaaagaactTGCATTACacaaatgatgaaaaaaaaagatccggTAAAGTTAACCAACTGTAAGCggaaaattacataaaactaaACACAAGTATCGTAGTAATTCACCCCCTTCTCAACATATCTAGTcgtagatttttattttattcacaaaCTTGGATCTTGGAGACGTGAGGAGCGTGAATCCCATGCGGATCCCTTTAAGATTTTTATTCACTTTATATAACCAGCAAGCATCATCATATTATTGTTGAGACGAAAAACACACCTCTCTCTCCTTGCAGCTTCAAACCCTAACTAAAAATTACTTAGTTCGTTCCTCTCTTTGATCGTCTATCTTGATTCACACTG is from Camelina sativa cultivar DH55 chromosome 20, Cs, whole genome shotgun sequence and encodes:
- the LOC104770311 gene encoding uncharacterized protein LOC104770311 isoform X2, with amino-acid sequence MKSKHNAGWTPVPQFGGWDQIGPNDETNYSVVFSKARANRKQNKAGVRHSSLGSQQELMASARRNHQQLHHRHETQDDDPVMKKKRILTYINCCIRPN
- the LOC104770311 gene encoding uncharacterized protein LOC104770311 isoform X1 yields the protein MDKRENAGWTPVPQFGGWDQIGPNDETNYSVVFSKARANRKQNKAGVRHSSLGSQQELMASARRNHQQLHHRHETQDDDPVMKKKRILTYINCCIRPN